The region AGGTTGAGTTAGCCATGGCGTTAAAAGACCTCGCCAACGAGGACTTCGGTGAGTTCGAAGTTAACGCGATAGAACTGAAAAAGAGCACGCTAACTCCCAAGGGACCGATTTACGAGACGGTTGCGAGATTCGAGCTCTCGGAGTGAGAACTATGGACATCGAAGCGGTCATCAGCGAAGTCCTTCAGAGAACCAGGCCAAGTGAAGAGGAGAGGGCCTTCGTTGAGGAACTGATGAAGGAACTGGAGGGTATAGCCAATAAAACCATTGAAGAACTCGGTCTCGAGGTTAAGCCCTACTTCGTCGGCTCCCTCGCGAAGGACACTTATTTGGCTGGAGACCACGACGTTGACCTCTTCCTTGCCTTTCCTTTGGAGACGCCCCTCGAAGAGCTTCGGAAGAAAGGATTAGAGCTCGGAAAGGCAATAGCGGAGAAGCTCGACTCCTATGAAATTGCCTACGCAGAGCACCCCTACGTCAGGGCAAAATACAGGGGAGTGAGAGTTGATTTGGTTCCCTGCTACGACGTGAAGGATTGGAAGGACGTTAGAACGGCGGTGGACCGCTCGATACTCCACACCCGATGGGTCAATGAAAACCTTAGGGGCAGGAACGATGAAGTCAGACTGCTCAAGCGTTTCCTCAAGGGAATAAACGCCTATGGGAGCGAGATTTACGTGAGGGGCTTCTCGGGTTACCTCGCCGAGATTCTTGTGATTAAATACGGCTCCTTCCTCGGGGTTCTCAAGAAGGCCGACTTAATACTGAAACAGAAGATAATAGACCCCGCGGACTGGCTGAGAAAAGAGCCCGAGGTTGCCAGAAAAATAGTAGAGAGGGAAATCAACGAGGACAAGCCCCTCGTGGTGATAGACCCCGTTGACCCTCGGAGAAACGTTTCCGCAAACCTGAGCTGGGAGCGTTACGGGATTTTTTACTTCAAGAGCGGGGAGTTCCTTGAAAAGCCTTCGATTGAGTTCTTTTTCCCGGCTGAAAAGCCCTGGAAAAACTACCTCGAAGTGCTGAGGGAAAGAAAGACCGCACTGCTCACCCTCGTCTTTGAAGTGCCGGAGATGGTTGATGACCTCCTGTTGCCACAGCTCGAGAAGAGCGCCAAAGGTCTTGAGAAGGCCCTCGAAAGGGAGGGTTTTAGGGTTCTCGGCTGGAACGTTGGAAAGACGGAGAAAGCCTTCATAATGCTCGAACTGGACAGGGCCGAGAGGGAAAGGATAAAGCTCAAGCCGGGGCCGGAGTTCTTCACGGAGAGGGGCAGGAGGTTCTACGAAAAGAACGAGAAGGTCTGGATTGTGAGGAAGAGGCTATACTCAGAGAAAAGAGTCAAAGAGAACGTCCTAGATGTTGTCATCGAGCTCCTCGAAAAGGGCCAGGTTTCTCTCGGAAGGGGAATAAGGGAAGCGGTTAAAGGGGCCGACGTGCTGTTAAACTACGTTCCTAAGGATATGGAGGGCGAGGCCTATCTCTTCCTGAGCAGAGAGAAGTGGAATCTGAAGGATTAAGAGGAAACCTTTTCTTCCAATTAATGCCTTCAAACGTTCAAGAGTAGTCTTAAGCTCAAGGACGTTTTTACCATCAAAGCCCCTCTCTAAGAATTCAATCAGCCGTGATTCTTTCAGTTCGAAACCCTTTCTGGGCTTCATTGAAACCACCAGTTATAGATTTAGGAAAAACAAAATATAAACCTACTCCCTATGCTCGCAGAACTTTGTGTTTTCCCAGAGGCCATGAACCTCTCCAGGAACGTGTCCCGTATCGGCCACAGCCCACTTGAGGTTGTAGTTTTCAATAATGTTCCCCAGCTCGCCTTTCAGGTCGCGTTTTCCAACGTAAAGAGTAGCTCTTGTAACGACGTTGTAACCGCTGGTTGGAACCTCGGGCTTCAGCGCCTCGAGCCAGGCTTCTTCGCTCGTCTCCCAGCCTTCGATGGACGGTAACCCGCTGAGGTGCCAGATGTGGTAAAGGCTCTCGAAGTTGAGAAGCCTCAGATAGAACTCAACGAAGAGGCTCTGGAGCTCGCTCCCGTCGAAGTACTTCATCAGCTCTATAAGGGCCTTGGCCATCACAGAAACGTTCGAAAACGCCACCCGTGTGTCAAGGTTCTCCCAGAAGCGCGGACAGGAGTGAGTGGCTAGGAGCATGAGGTAGTAGGCCCTTCCGAGCCTTAGGGCTTCCCTATCACCGTTGGCCGGCTCAAGAACGTAGTTAACTGACGTGGTCAAACCGAAGTAATCGTAGTAGTCCCTGAAGAAAACCCTCGCGTACCTCACCAGAAACTCCCTCACATTACCCGCTCCCAGCTCCAGGAGACCCCTTAGGACGCCGAGCCTTACGGCCCTGTTGAGCTCGGCAAAGAGTCTCGTAAAGGCCACTTTCCAGAGCTGGGAGACCTTCCGCCCATTTACATCCCTCGCAAAGACCCTTCCATCAGCCCTTCTGTAACCGAGCCAGCGCGAATCGCTCGTCTTTCCGTCAAGGCTCAAATCGAAGTAGTCGCTCCAGCTGGAGTAGTCCTTGACAGGCATGACAAAGGAGCACTCACCCCTAAGCCTTTTGAACTCGCCCGAGAGCTTCTTCCAAACGAAGGAAGGGGCTGAAATTCTCTCGACGCCTTTCTTTTCTATTCCC is a window of Thermococcus sp. DNA encoding:
- the cca gene encoding CCA tRNA nucleotidyltransferase is translated as MDIEAVISEVLQRTRPSEEERAFVEELMKELEGIANKTIEELGLEVKPYFVGSLAKDTYLAGDHDVDLFLAFPLETPLEELRKKGLELGKAIAEKLDSYEIAYAEHPYVRAKYRGVRVDLVPCYDVKDWKDVRTAVDRSILHTRWVNENLRGRNDEVRLLKRFLKGINAYGSEIYVRGFSGYLAEILVIKYGSFLGVLKKADLILKQKIIDPADWLRKEPEVARKIVEREINEDKPLVVIDPVDPRRNVSANLSWERYGIFYFKSGEFLEKPSIEFFFPAEKPWKNYLEVLRERKTALLTLVFEVPEMVDDLLLPQLEKSAKGLEKALEREGFRVLGWNVGKTEKAFIMLELDRAERERIKLKPGPEFFTERGRRFYEKNEKVWIVRKRLYSEKRVKENVLDVVIELLEKGQVSLGRGIREAVKGADVLLNYVPKDMEGEAYLFLSREKWNLKD
- a CDS encoding glycoside hydrolase — encoded protein: MFMKYAHHFHAYQPGDIVYVRDGDGSGPIEYEERKSPVAIRIGGDEVRGENWTRAMLYSYERISDVLSRLKGVSVDVEPFTLLMLLHYRRKAFEDTVELLRELDAVPTVPFHPIMPHLDEFEQEILARVSFDFYAPLAGNKPVVGYWLPEAVITKRTAEIVESATDKKLVFLLDERQLLYDFPQAKYSCNRYGGSFVFGREWSLSDAFAFNTLDVSGLVGETLSRRDDYKESIGVPYIVFTASDLESLLGNPQQLDRFVAWMEGIEKKGVERISAPSFVWKKLSGEFKRLRGECSFVMPVKDYSSWSDYFDLSLDGKTSDSRWLGYRRADGRVFARDVNGRKVSQLWKVAFTRLFAELNRAVRLGVLRGLLELGAGNVREFLVRYARVFFRDYYDYFGLTTSVNYVLEPANGDREALRLGRAYYLMLLATHSCPRFWENLDTRVAFSNVSVMAKALIELMKYFDGSELQSLFVEFYLRLLNFESLYHIWHLSGLPSIEGWETSEEAWLEALKPEVPTSGYNVVTRATLYVGKRDLKGELGNIIENYNLKWAVADTGHVPGEVHGLWENTKFCEHRE